The Synchiropus splendidus isolate RoL2022-P1 chromosome 5, RoL_Sspl_1.0, whole genome shotgun sequence DNA window CTGCAAATGAGAGGAATATTGACAAAATAATCACCTCAACGGTCTCTGTGAAGCAGGTGCTGAGGCCCCTTATGTTTCTCAGTCTCAGGGGTTCGATGGTGCAAAGTCACGGGGGAAATATGGTTCGTAGTGTGGCTAGTGTCTTGAGACGGACTCTGGAATGGAATGTTACATTTCTGTCTGTGCTGTTGTGTTGACTGCAGGAGCCGTTCCATCGCTGGCCTCTGCAGTAGAGGCTGACGGGACGTTGGCCAGACAATACGGTAACTAGCTCTGGTGTCTGGTATCAAGTACAATGGTTGTGATGTGCACTTATCATTTCCAGAGGATGCAGGATATATGAATGGAAAAATGCAGCCAGACggtaaacatttgaaaaaagctACTATCAGCTGGGCATATTAAATTTCGGATTAACTTAGACAATATTCTTTACTTAAACTTTCAGCCGCTGCATTCCCAGCAGCTCCAACCCCCAGCACTCTCTACTCCCACCCATCTGCTGCGTCCTATCTGCCCGCGGAGTCGGCCTTCACGCCTGACGTGGTCCCTGGGGCCGGAGCTGTGGACCTGGCTGACCTGTCACGCACACTGGGCACCGCCACGGCTGCAGAAACCCTGAGTGCAGCCCAGGACTCCGAACAGCCGGACGATCAGCAGGAGCTGCCGCGCCAGATTCACATTCAGCAGCACCTCAAACTGCATTTCCATCCACAAGGTTTGCCGAGACATGTTTTAACATTTCTGGAGCATTGTCTTTTCTGGAACCCCAGCTCCTCCAAGTAGGGTGGCCATAAGCAACATCTGAATCGTAGGGTCACACAAAAGTTACACGTGACctttacgttttttttattgatttattttctcctcCTTATTCCCCTAATGGTGTCACTGGGGCTTACCCTGAGTAGACAGGAAAGTAGAGCGGTGAAATCATTACACAAAGGAAGGTCCTTCCTTGCAAATTCACCCTATGGAATTGCTGCTCCCTGGAACTTTTTTGGTGAAGCTCATTGTTATGATGTCAGGTTGCAATTCATTGATCAAACATAGCCCTGTTAGAAATACAGGAGTGATGGTGAGAGCATAAATTCAATGCAATATTGCTCATTTTCCATTGTGATGTCATGGATCCAGGTGTGTTACGCTAAAGACAGAGAGCACTAAAACACATCACTCGACTGAaactttctcttctcttcaggAGCCAAAGATGAAAAGTATGACTTGAACAGCTTTTTGGGGAACAGTGGCTATCAGGGTGAGTATAGACAGACTCTGCCGCTCGTGTCAGTGCACAACATCTCAACCTGGTCTCTCCACAGGTTAAACCTAAGGACCGGAACACACCCTAATCTCTGCCACTGCGTCACACTGACTGTTGAGTTCCTCACCCTAAGATCAGTGTTTTGTTCCAGCTTTCAACCATGTTGAGTTGATCTACATCCGTGTAATATATCTTACCATGACCCTGCGTGACCTGCACTTGTACAAGGAGAGAAATGATTGTTGTATTCAGCAGTATGATGTTACTTGGTCTAATTTATTCATCACGGGAAATGTTTATTTCTACTTGCTGCAAACACCTGTGTGTTATTGTACAGTATTTGATTAAACTCATCAAGGAACCAACTTGGGGGAATTGAGACGTATTCATTTCTAAAAGAGGTAAATCACCGAGTGGAGAACTGTTGCGAGCCAATGTGTGTCAAGATTATCAATGCTACACGCTAAGTTCTAAGTAGTTATGGGCTATTATAAGAAGCCGCAGCGCGCACATGGCTTTTTGTGAGGATTACCTCAGCTTTATCCCAGGGAATAAGAGGCCTCGGCTGATTGGTCGTCTGAAAGCATGCCACTTGGCCAGCTCAACAGGTCACTCTGCTGGAGCCGTACCTGTCCATTAATGTGCCGCAAGGAGCGGTACTTACAGTCGCGATCATGGTCGTGTTCATCGCTTGGAATGTAAAGAGTTGAGCGTGTTTGAAGAGCCAGGATGCTTCATAAAGGTCCCAGGCTGCTGGATTTTGCCAAAACTCCACGGCATCTTCAGTTTAACAAGTATGTCCTGACGGGTTACCGGCCAGTGTCTACAGCCCAGGAGTGTCTCAGGAGCCTCTTCTATGTGCACAATGAGCTTGGCAACATCTACACTCATGGTGAGTGCACGCATTCACTCTGACTGCTGCCTTGCTTTGATGAGAATGAAGCAGGTACCCTTCTGCCATAAACAGGAAGCcgcagagaaagaaagaagactCTCACTTATGGATTGTTACTAGCTTACCTGTGAGGGTGTAATGAGGATATGGGGTATTAACTGTAATCTGCGAATCCCTGCCCTGGAAATATCCTCACTGTGAACTTGGGCTGCCAAAGAGagccacaaaaaaaaccaaatctTAAGTAAGTCTCATGAAAATAACACTAAGCAACTGGTCGAAGGTTGTGACTGATGTCGAGGCCTCTGCAGTGTGTCATGGCACCGTTATCAAGactgtgtttgacaatgaaTCACAGTGAACTAACAACTAGTTGGTGTTCCCTCACACTTCTGTGAGATTATTTCACATCAATGGCGTCAAACCATCTCTGGCAAGGTTGCAACAAAAAAGCTCTTAGAGATTCAACTTTATTTTGATCATTTGGGTGTAAAAAatttaaatgtgattcattacgattcataatttttttctttccatttgaacagaaaaatacatcgtCCCTTTGCAGGGCTTGATGGGCGTTGCATTAAAAAGGAATTCATGCATATGATTAAAATAAGGGTTGTGGGTTAGTAATATGTGTTAATGTGTTCTGAGCCTTGTATGCTTTAATGCAAATACACATGGCAGATGCGCTGTCTCTCCTCCAACCGCCCAGGAGTCcccttcttcctgtttctggtGCTGTTGCCCTTCAGTATCCCGTGGATGGAGGTGGACTGCGTCTGGATCTGCGTGGTCCACTACTTGGCCTGTCTCAGTCCCACAATAGGTTCGGTGGTCTACCATGTCTTCATGAACCACATTGGAGGGGAGCACGTGTACGACACCCTGCTGTCCCTGGACATGTTTGGGGTCTGCCTTGTCAACACTCTGGGTAGGACTATGAGCTTTTCCAGTAGATTAAATCATGCAGTGAACATACGTCAAGCTCAGTGATTCATTATAGACTGAGCTTGTAAATACTGATCTACCCAGTCAGGGGGTCACTTCCAATGCCACTCCATTTCCAATCCTTTAATGAATCCCTTCATTCAGATGTTGCATGACTTCATCATCTGTCACCAGGTGCCCTGCCCATCATCCATATCACCCTCCGCTGTTACCCGACTCTGCAGCAGGCCTCTCTGCTGGTCTACATCCTCCTGTCAGTCTACGGCATCTACTGCGCCACCACAGCCCGCACCAACATCCTGCGCCTGAGAGCGTTCGTGTGGCAGGCCCTCTTCCGCTTCAGCCTCTTCCTGTTCCGCGTCTACGGCAGCGGCGTGGGCAGCCCCAACTCTCTGcgcctcttcatcatcatggaCTCCCTGGCGGTGTTGGGAGGACTGGTCAACATCATCCAGATCCCGGAGCGCTTCAGCCCAGGACTGTTCGACAACTGGGGCAACAGTCACCAGATCATGCACATCATGGTCATCTGCTCCATCATCTACCTGCATTGGGGCACACTGGAAGACTTGGCCTGGATCAAGACCTTCCAGTGTCCCACCGAGTGAGTGAGATTGTAGAACCGGAGCCCAGAAGGTATTGAGATTCCAcaccaaagttttttttaaatgcactttAGTCCTAGTGACTGCTGACAAGACTGGATTGACTGTTTAATACTTGCCAAAACTACATGAATTAAATATCCTGCCTACTTGACATGAAGACATTGGAATGCAGTAGTTGGGATTCCAGTACCCATAAGTAGAAtgtaataaattatattttttatacctaaTAACGCTCTGCTCCTCTTTTGTTCTCTGGCGGAGATGACCTCCAACCAACACGGTGACACAGGGCAGAGAGCCTCTCCCACTCTGACACAATAATGtggcaaaaaaagacaaaagacaacttttcttttcttctgttgtgTAATAAGAATACACATACTGTACAGTCTTTGTCAATTCCACTTGATCATACCAACTCACATGATAATGAAATTATTTCATAGCCATAGGGTCGATTCAATTAGAGTTCCAGAAGGCTgcagaaataaatatgtaaaccaTCATCGTGCAGCATAGTATTGTTTGGCAACACACaagtaatgtgtttttttaaccacaaaagTGTCTGTGGATTCCCTCAATCTTCATCCGAGCTGCTGTCGTCTTCTGGCTCTGACAGGTCGGCCATGGGAAACCTCAAGATGGCGGCCACCCCACTCAGCTGAGTCAGCTCTGCAAAGTGGTTAACAACACCAAAGATCAGAGTCCATCAGAAACTACACCTCAATGCTACTAAACTGTACTGTTAAAGGTATATATGTACCGTTAACAACTACTATTTCCTTATTATGTCCCACAGCTGCTGATCACTATCTGTCTAAATGAGTGTGCGTGATGTGCGCACTTGTGTCACATGTTGGACTCTGCTCTGCCTGCAATGATCTCCTGATGCGTCACTTAAACACCACCAAAGCTTCCAAATTCATCCAAATATTTAGTACCATCACTCAAATTTGAAAGAATCAAGACGGATGACTTACGTTCACCAGACACATGAAGGCTTGAGAATATTctgcaaagtaaaaaaaataaaagggtcGGGTTAGATCACACCATTTGCACGTCAGCGAGCAATTCTATTACCTGACATTGCCGCCATTGTCCCTGACGCTGTCCACCAAGCGCACATACCGTGCCCTCGTGGGGACGTCCTGGTGTCTTGAAGAAGGAGACAAGATTTGAAAATTTGGAATTCATCAAAAGTGGACATTTGTCCTTCAGTTTTTGGTGATCATGAATCATCCAAGAGTTTGTACCTGAAGAGATTATCACTTATCAGCAGTGTGTCGATCGCGAGAGCGTCAGCAGCTTTCTCCACATGCGCCACTCTGTGAGGAACAATGACTCACTCAGCGAAGATATTCAACCTAGCTCAAGATGCTGTCTGAAATGACTGCAGTGTGTGCTTGAAATAATCTTGTTTTCAGTTAACTTTTAACCTTTTCTGGCCTATCTAACTTTGTCTTTAAGCCCCCCACAAAAGCTGCCCCTCCGATCCTGTCCTTCCCTTGAGCATCTTCCACTCTCACTAGTGTCCAGTGAACCACCCTCCTCCAGTCAACCCGCAGTCTCCTCTTCAATCCGTCTCGTCTCCTTCTACTCACCCATAGAAGGCTTTGTCGGGCTCATGTTTGAGCATCTTATAGAAGTCTTCTAGAGCTTTCACTTCCCCTGCTGCCTGAACAGTTAAACACAAAGAAATCACTGATACACTTTCATTTTGTGAAGTTGTGTACATCAGCAACAAACCAGA harbors:
- the LOC128758844 gene encoding progestin and adipoQ receptor family member 4-like isoform X2 encodes the protein MCTMSLATSTLMMRCLSSNRPGVPFFLFLVLLPFSIPWMEVDCVWICVVHYLACLSPTIGSVVYHVFMNHIGGEHVYDTLLSLDMFGVCLVNTLGALPIIHITLRCYPTLQQASLLVYILLSVYGIYCATTARTNILRLRAFVWQALFRFSLFLFRVYGSGVGSPNSLRLFIIMDSLAVLGGLVNIIQIPERFSPGLFDNWGNSHQIMHIMVICSIIYLHWGTLEDLAWIKTFQCPTE
- the LOC128758844 gene encoding progestin and adipoQ receptor family member 4-like isoform X1, which encodes MLHKGPRLLDFAKTPRHLQFNKYVLTGYRPVSTAQECLRSLFYVHNELGNIYTHGVPFFLFLVLLPFSIPWMEVDCVWICVVHYLACLSPTIGSVVYHVFMNHIGGEHVYDTLLSLDMFGVCLVNTLGALPIIHITLRCYPTLQQASLLVYILLSVYGIYCATTARTNILRLRAFVWQALFRFSLFLFRVYGSGVGSPNSLRLFIIMDSLAVLGGLVNIIQIPERFSPGLFDNWGNSHQIMHIMVICSIIYLHWGTLEDLAWIKTFQCPTE
- the LOC128758844 gene encoding progestin and adipoQ receptor family member 4-like isoform X3 — its product is MLHKGPRLLDFAKTPRHLQFNKYVLTGYRPVSTAQECLRSLFYVHNELGNIYTHGALPIIHITLRCYPTLQQASLLVYILLSVYGIYCATTARTNILRLRAFVWQALFRFSLFLFRVYGSGVGSPNSLRLFIIMDSLAVLGGLVNIIQIPERFSPGLFDNWGNSHQIMHIMVICSIIYLHWGTLEDLAWIKTFQCPTE